A stretch of Myxococcus hansupus DNA encodes these proteins:
- a CDS encoding peptidoglycan DD-metalloendopeptidase family protein: MASCVSSRALGALRVFLLAVTLSGCVGTRVSSGAGPDTGLDPAPDAPRAQAADTAERTTPLPFNLRGAHAEPELVSVRHVVAAGETMYRISKTYGLTVDELGSANGIKAPWTLAVGQELTIPGVERNVTVQALAEADAEPVRASTSTASRRSVPTAGRREEPPSRSRPQTRPASASRPRLATQGMLDWPLKGVLYGRFGKKGKEPHDGIDLAAPSGTPVKTAQEGTVLYAGEQRGYGNIVIVEHANRLITLYAHNKDLRVRTGQKVRREQVIATVGESGRTSGPHLHFEVRLDGRPVDPLEYLGTMPSS, encoded by the coding sequence TTGGCGTCGTGCGTGTCCAGCCGAGCGCTTGGGGCGCTCCGGGTGTTCCTCCTGGCCGTGACGTTGAGCGGCTGCGTGGGCACCCGGGTCTCCTCCGGGGCCGGCCCGGACACGGGACTGGACCCCGCGCCTGACGCCCCACGGGCCCAGGCCGCGGACACCGCCGAGCGGACCACGCCGCTGCCGTTCAACCTGCGCGGCGCGCATGCCGAGCCGGAGCTGGTGTCGGTGCGTCACGTCGTCGCCGCGGGCGAGACGATGTATCGCATCTCCAAGACGTACGGCCTCACGGTGGACGAGCTGGGCTCGGCCAACGGCATCAAGGCGCCCTGGACGCTGGCGGTGGGGCAGGAGCTCACCATCCCCGGCGTCGAGCGCAACGTGACGGTGCAGGCGCTGGCGGAGGCCGACGCGGAGCCGGTGCGGGCCTCCACGTCCACGGCGTCCCGGCGCAGTGTTCCCACCGCGGGGCGGCGCGAGGAGCCCCCCTCGCGGAGCCGGCCGCAGACACGCCCGGCAAGCGCGTCCCGCCCCCGGCTGGCCACGCAGGGGATGTTGGATTGGCCGCTGAAGGGCGTGCTGTACGGCCGCTTCGGCAAGAAGGGCAAGGAGCCGCACGACGGCATCGACCTGGCGGCGCCTTCGGGCACACCCGTGAAGACGGCGCAGGAAGGCACGGTCCTCTACGCGGGCGAGCAGCGGGGCTACGGCAACATCGTCATCGTCGAGCACGCCAACCGGCTGATTACGCTGTACGCCCACAACAAGGACTTGCGCGTGCGCACCGGGCAGAAGGTCCGCCGGGAGCAGGTCATCGCGACGGTGGGCGAGTCTGGCCGCACGTCCGGGCCGCACCTGCACTTCGAGGTCCGGTTGGATGGACGGCCGGTGGATCCTCTGGAGTACCTCGGCACGATGCCGTCCTCCTGA
- a CDS encoding ADP-ribosylglycohydrolase family protein, which yields MPPPQRRPAVKGPDPLLAQRRRGALLGMAVGNALSVPTAHRPFMAVSFPKQAEGPYLKLMGGGPHELRRGQVTEEVQLAACLGHSLRALRRYDAADALRRYRAWQPHAFDVSEPMKDVFEDCDTSGFPPLGAGRRVWLRAYRQPAGAGSLSRTAPLGVYLAGDAAARTQASLEDSALTHFDPRCQLACAAFNAAIGHAVTHGAGLKATDLITAAESGLLLAGAALGRSAADHVQEVGFAASLLREDLAAAQQEDPMLYGPELHLHRAQHAVRVAFRLAFWELLHAPSAEAALLDVVHRGGDTEAHATITGALLGAFHGEQALPEEWRRQVLDALATVKGPLWEVYHPRHLLALTQG from the coding sequence ATGCCTCCGCCCCAACGCCGCCCCGCCGTGAAGGGGCCTGATCCTCTGCTCGCACAACGGCGCCGCGGCGCGCTGCTGGGCATGGCCGTGGGCAACGCGCTGTCCGTCCCCACCGCGCACCGGCCCTTCATGGCCGTTTCGTTTCCCAAACAGGCGGAGGGCCCCTACTTGAAGTTGATGGGCGGCGGCCCCCACGAGCTGCGCCGGGGCCAGGTGACGGAGGAGGTCCAGCTCGCGGCCTGCCTGGGCCACAGCCTGCGCGCCCTCCGACGCTACGACGCCGCGGACGCACTGCGTCGTTACCGCGCGTGGCAGCCCCACGCCTTCGACGTCAGCGAGCCCATGAAGGACGTGTTCGAGGACTGCGACACGTCCGGCTTCCCGCCCCTGGGCGCGGGGCGGCGCGTCTGGCTGCGCGCGTACCGCCAGCCCGCGGGCGCGGGGAGCCTGTCGCGCACCGCGCCGCTGGGCGTCTACCTGGCGGGTGACGCCGCCGCGCGCACCCAGGCGTCCCTGGAGGACTCCGCCCTCACCCACTTCGACCCGCGCTGCCAGCTCGCCTGCGCGGCCTTCAACGCGGCCATTGGCCACGCCGTCACCCACGGCGCGGGCCTGAAGGCGACGGACCTCATCACCGCCGCGGAGTCCGGGCTGCTGCTGGCGGGCGCGGCGCTCGGGCGCTCCGCCGCGGACCACGTGCAGGAGGTGGGCTTCGCGGCCAGCCTGCTCCGGGAGGACCTGGCGGCGGCCCAGCAAGAGGACCCCATGCTCTACGGGCCGGAGCTGCACCTCCACCGCGCCCAGCACGCGGTCCGGGTCGCCTTCCGGCTGGCCTTCTGGGAGCTGCTCCACGCCCCCAGCGCGGAGGCCGCCCTCCTGGACGTCGTCCACCGGGGAGGCGACACGGAGGCCCACGCCACGATTACCGGCGCGCTCCTGGGCGCCTTCCATGGCGAGCAGGCCCTGCCCGAGGAGTGGCGCCGACAGGTGCTGGACGCGCTGGCCACCGTGAAGGGGCCGCTGTGGGAAGTCTACCACCCCCGCCACCTGCTGGCGCTGACGCAGGGCTGA
- a CDS encoding response regulator, translating into MSELRHTLLFVDDEADVLDILTRMFQRRYRVLTARSGSAALEILRKESVDVLVTDQRMPEMTGIELVATARSEGFDVTALLLTGYTHPDDIIAAINQGQVYRYITKPWDVNDLLITVKNAVEYTQLRKDKERLIRQLHQRVEALFVLYEVSRASANDPASYDNIIDRVLIAVARVLPYDCGAALIAPDEARSATLRLRCHGVVGEQALLGVKESMLGAYRKSSGLLLPEDRVITRVAGTTTQDAAAPSIYPSQLTVNLVAGGRPVGMLSLFSQRPDAFSEDDGVLLDVLANQTADAIQSLRSAEEEARHRMERMVESMADGVVLTDEKNDVVVMNPAARRLLHAENPEEQTTRLMEERLGFQPFHLVRGWEYGGGQVLREEVKLFDRHVQTTVTPVTDARGTLRGVCVVLRDITEQKRLEERKDEFVSMVSHELRTPLTSISGALDLVLNFMAGDINDRQRRYLSLARDSTEKLNAIVDDLLDLSKFAKGRLRMNFEVSYLDELVQRVVEKYGPAFSEKRVAVKPLLPRHPLRVLVDPNRLDQVLNNLLNNAVKFTPEEGEVRVGVHATSSLPGYVVVSCWNSGDPIAEESLERIFDRFEQARTKANRTVRGTGLGLAICRNIVEAHGGRIWCEPCSDGVRFMVVLPTEPPPELRRQDDVADAIQLPRRQESRGRVLVIDGEAEVAYIAKALLVGRGYDVRVAFNAEDGLSAARRHDPDTVMVSVRLPDVDGLRLAEILRHDPETRRAPLLVSSAFDERQRAFRAGADAFLVRPLAADKLMATVDSLVRGRQGPAHGRVLVVDDDTKIAAICREVLENLGFDVALAGSIEEGRRSLRERRPDVVLLDVTLPDGDGFVFLEEIKAESAGGHISVIFISARAETSSKVRALKLGGDDYLTKPFDALELGARVESVMRRKEQELSASPTTQLPGSTAIEREVQRRLSLRRPFAFCYLDLDNLKAYNDYYGFAKADGVVRQTGDLMREVFAQDGAPGDFLGHVAGDDFVFITSTDSVDRICQKAIETFDRIIPLYYDRQDRERGHIEAEDRYGEKRQFPIMSVSVVAVMTDGTQDHAELARRAADMKKRAKAIAGSVFLRSDLERVVRSAAG; encoded by the coding sequence TTGTCCGAGCTCCGCCACACGCTGCTCTTCGTCGACGACGAGGCCGACGTCCTGGACATCCTCACCCGGATGTTTCAGCGCCGGTATCGCGTCCTCACGGCCCGAAGCGGCTCCGCCGCCCTGGAAATCCTGAGAAAGGAGTCAGTCGACGTCCTCGTGACGGACCAGCGGATGCCGGAGATGACGGGCATCGAGCTGGTCGCCACGGCGCGCTCGGAGGGCTTCGACGTCACCGCGCTGCTGCTGACGGGGTACACGCACCCGGACGACATCATCGCGGCCATCAACCAGGGGCAGGTGTACCGGTACATCACCAAGCCCTGGGACGTGAACGACCTGCTCATCACCGTGAAGAATGCGGTGGAGTACACGCAGCTTCGCAAGGACAAGGAGCGGCTGATCCGCCAGCTCCACCAGCGCGTGGAGGCGCTCTTCGTCCTGTACGAGGTCAGCCGCGCCAGCGCGAACGACCCGGCCAGCTACGACAACATCATCGACCGCGTGCTCATCGCCGTGGCGCGCGTGCTGCCGTACGACTGCGGCGCGGCGCTCATCGCTCCGGACGAGGCCCGCAGCGCCACCCTGCGGCTGCGCTGCCATGGCGTGGTGGGCGAGCAGGCGCTCCTGGGCGTGAAGGAGTCGATGCTCGGCGCCTACCGCAAGAGCAGCGGCCTGCTGTTGCCCGAGGACCGCGTCATCACCCGCGTGGCGGGCACCACCACGCAGGACGCGGCGGCCCCGTCCATCTACCCCAGCCAGCTCACGGTGAACCTGGTGGCGGGTGGGCGGCCGGTGGGCATGTTGTCGCTGTTCAGCCAGCGGCCGGACGCGTTCTCCGAGGATGACGGCGTCCTGCTGGACGTGCTCGCCAACCAGACGGCGGACGCCATCCAGTCCCTGCGCTCGGCCGAGGAAGAGGCCCGCCACCGCATGGAGCGGATGGTGGAGTCCATGGCCGACGGCGTGGTCCTCACCGACGAGAAGAACGACGTCGTGGTGATGAACCCGGCGGCGCGGCGGCTGCTGCACGCGGAGAACCCCGAGGAGCAGACGACGCGGCTGATGGAGGAGCGCCTGGGCTTCCAGCCGTTCCACCTGGTGCGCGGCTGGGAGTACGGCGGCGGGCAGGTGCTGCGCGAGGAGGTGAAGCTCTTCGACCGGCACGTCCAGACGACGGTGACGCCGGTGACGGACGCGCGCGGCACGCTGCGCGGCGTGTGCGTGGTGCTGCGCGACATCACCGAGCAGAAGCGGCTGGAGGAGCGCAAGGACGAGTTCGTCTCCATGGTCAGCCACGAGCTGCGCACGCCGCTCACGTCCATCTCCGGCGCGCTGGACCTGGTGCTGAACTTCATGGCCGGGGACATCAACGACCGGCAGCGGCGCTACCTGTCGCTGGCGCGCGACTCCACGGAGAAGCTCAACGCCATCGTGGATGACCTGCTGGACTTGTCGAAGTTCGCCAAGGGCCGGCTGCGGATGAACTTCGAGGTGTCGTACCTCGACGAGCTCGTCCAGCGCGTGGTGGAGAAGTACGGGCCGGCCTTCAGCGAGAAGCGCGTGGCGGTGAAGCCGCTGCTGCCGCGCCACCCGCTGCGCGTGCTGGTGGACCCCAACCGCTTGGACCAGGTCCTCAACAACCTGCTCAACAACGCGGTGAAGTTCACCCCGGAGGAGGGCGAGGTTCGCGTGGGCGTCCACGCCACCTCCAGCCTGCCGGGCTACGTGGTGGTGTCCTGCTGGAACAGCGGGGACCCCATCGCGGAGGAGAGCCTGGAGCGCATCTTCGACCGCTTCGAGCAGGCGCGCACCAAGGCCAACCGCACCGTGCGCGGCACCGGCCTGGGGCTGGCCATCTGCCGCAACATCGTGGAGGCCCACGGCGGCCGCATCTGGTGCGAACCGTGTTCGGACGGCGTGCGCTTCATGGTGGTGCTGCCCACCGAGCCGCCCCCCGAGCTGCGCCGCCAGGACGACGTGGCCGACGCCATCCAGCTCCCGCGCCGCCAGGAGAGCCGGGGCCGGGTGCTGGTCATCGACGGCGAGGCGGAGGTGGCCTACATCGCCAAGGCGCTCCTGGTGGGCCGTGGCTATGACGTGCGCGTGGCCTTCAACGCGGAGGACGGCCTGTCCGCCGCGCGCCGGCATGATCCGGACACGGTGATGGTGTCCGTGCGTCTGCCGGACGTGGACGGTCTGCGGCTGGCGGAGATTCTCCGGCACGACCCGGAGACGCGCCGCGCGCCGCTGCTGGTGTCCTCCGCCTTCGACGAGCGGCAGCGCGCCTTCCGCGCCGGGGCGGACGCCTTCCTCGTGCGCCCGCTGGCGGCGGACAAGCTGATGGCCACGGTGGACTCGCTGGTTCGTGGACGCCAGGGCCCGGCGCATGGCCGGGTGCTGGTGGTGGACGACGACACGAAGATCGCCGCCATCTGCCGCGAGGTGCTGGAGAACCTCGGCTTCGACGTGGCGCTGGCGGGCTCCATCGAAGAAGGGCGCCGCTCCCTGCGCGAGCGCCGTCCGGACGTGGTGCTGCTGGATGTCACGCTGCCCGACGGTGACGGCTTCGTCTTCCTGGAGGAAATCAAGGCGGAGAGCGCCGGTGGCCACATCTCCGTCATCTTCATCTCCGCGCGCGCGGAGACGTCCTCCAAGGTGCGCGCGCTCAAGCTGGGCGGCGACGACTACCTCACCAAGCCCTTCGACGCGTTGGAGCTGGGCGCCCGCGTGGAGAGCGTCATGCGGCGCAAGGAGCAGGAGCTGTCGGCCTCTCCGACGACGCAGCTCCCGGGCTCCACCGCCATCGAGCGCGAGGTGCAGCGGCGGCTGTCGCTGCGGCGGCCCTTCGCCTTCTGCTACCTGGATTTGGACAACCTTAAGGCCTACAACGACTACTACGGCTTCGCGAAGGCGGACGGCGTGGTGCGCCAGACGGGCGACCTGATGCGCGAGGTGTTCGCCCAGGACGGCGCGCCTGGGGACTTCCTGGGCCACGTGGCCGGTGACGACTTCGTGTTCATCACCTCCACGGACTCGGTGGACCGCATCTGCCAGAAGGCCATCGAGACGTTCGACCGCATCATCCCGCTCTATTACGACCGGCAGGACCGCGAGCGCGGGCACATCGAGGCGGAGGACCGTTACGGGGAGAAGCGGCAGTTCCCCATCATGAGCGTGTCCGTGGTGGCGGTGATGACCGACGGCACGCAGGACCACGCGGAGCTGGCTCGCCGCGCCGCGGACATGAAGAAGCGCGCCAAGGCCATCGCCGGCTCGGTGTTCCTGCGCAGTGACTTGGAGCGGGTGGTACGCTCCGCGGCCGGATGA
- the eno gene encoding phosphopyruvate hydratase, with protein MTEISQILAREVLDSRGNPTVEAEVHLAGGARGRAAVPSGASTGEHEAIELRDGDKKRYLGKGVQNAVKNVVDVLAPALIGTDAADQFAVDQRMLELDGTPTKGKLGANAILAVSMAAARAAADAHGLPLYRYVGGVQARTLPVPLMNILNGGAHADTRVDVQEFMVVPAGASSFAEGLRWGAEVFHALKKILKDRKLATGVGDEGGYAPDLPANEEALKLIMEAIDKAGFKAGEQLFLALDVAASEFFDKGSKKYKLKGEGKEYDSTGLLEYYRGLSERYPIISIEDGMAEDDWDGWKKLTDALGSRMQLVGDDLFVTNVERLGRGIETGTANSILVKVNQIGTLTETFDAVRMAHRAGYTSVMSHRSGETEDTTIADLAVALDCGQIKTGSASRSDRVAKYNQLLRIEGELGASARYAGKSVFRALNQKK; from the coding sequence ATGACCGAGATTTCTCAGATTCTGGCGCGCGAAGTGCTCGACTCTCGTGGCAATCCCACCGTGGAGGCGGAGGTCCACCTGGCCGGTGGCGCCCGTGGCCGCGCCGCGGTGCCGTCCGGTGCGTCCACCGGTGAGCACGAAGCCATCGAGCTGCGTGACGGCGACAAGAAGCGCTACCTGGGCAAGGGCGTGCAGAACGCCGTGAAGAACGTGGTGGACGTGCTCGCGCCGGCGCTGATTGGCACGGACGCGGCGGACCAGTTCGCGGTGGACCAGCGGATGCTGGAGCTGGACGGCACGCCCACCAAGGGCAAGCTGGGCGCCAACGCCATCCTCGCGGTGTCCATGGCCGCCGCGCGGGCCGCCGCGGACGCGCACGGGCTGCCGCTGTACCGGTACGTGGGCGGCGTGCAGGCGCGCACCCTGCCGGTGCCGCTGATGAACATCCTCAACGGCGGCGCGCACGCGGACACGCGCGTGGACGTGCAGGAGTTCATGGTGGTGCCCGCGGGCGCCTCGTCCTTCGCGGAGGGCCTTCGCTGGGGCGCGGAGGTGTTCCACGCGCTGAAGAAGATCCTCAAGGACCGCAAGCTGGCCACGGGCGTGGGCGACGAGGGCGGCTACGCCCCGGACCTGCCGGCCAACGAAGAAGCGCTGAAGCTCATCATGGAGGCCATCGACAAGGCGGGCTTCAAGGCCGGTGAGCAGCTCTTCCTGGCCCTGGACGTGGCGGCCAGCGAGTTCTTCGACAAGGGCAGCAAGAAGTACAAGCTCAAGGGCGAGGGCAAGGAGTACGACTCCACGGGCCTGCTCGAGTACTACCGTGGCCTCTCGGAGCGCTACCCCATCATCTCCATCGAAGACGGCATGGCGGAGGATGACTGGGACGGTTGGAAGAAGCTCACCGACGCGCTCGGCTCGCGCATGCAGTTGGTGGGCGACGACCTCTTCGTCACCAACGTGGAGCGCCTGGGCCGCGGCATCGAGACGGGCACGGCCAACTCCATCCTGGTGAAGGTGAACCAGATTGGCACCCTGACGGAGACCTTCGACGCCGTGCGCATGGCGCACCGGGCCGGGTACACGTCCGTCATGAGCCACCGCTCGGGCGAGACGGAGGACACCACCATCGCCGACCTGGCGGTGGCCCTGGACTGCGGGCAGATCAAGACGGGCTCCGCGTCCCGCTCCGACCGCGTGGCCAAGTACAACCAGTTGCTGCGCATCGAAGGCGAGCTGGGGGCCTCGGCCCGCTACGCTGGCAAGTCGGTGTTCCGCGCCCTGAACCAGAAGAAGTGA
- the lexA gene encoding transcriptional repressor LexA, whose protein sequence is MEELTERQREILSFIVKETETRGFPPTIREIGEHMDIRSTNGVNDHLKALERKGYLNRGEQQSRSLVPTKRARLLLGLGMRKDSGMVEIPLLGKVAAGAPLLAQENMEDSVKIDSFLLGGVNGREVFALRVKGQSMIDDGIHDGDYLFVKKTPSAQPGEIVVALIEDEATVKRYYPEGDRIRFQPANATMQPIYVSRAEFRSTMILGQVVGVYRKLQAARAP, encoded by the coding sequence ATGGAAGAGCTCACGGAACGCCAGCGCGAGATTCTCAGCTTCATCGTCAAGGAGACGGAAACCCGGGGCTTCCCGCCGACGATCCGCGAGATCGGGGAGCACATGGACATCCGCTCGACGAACGGCGTGAACGACCATTTGAAGGCCCTGGAGCGCAAGGGCTACCTGAACCGGGGCGAGCAGCAGAGCCGCTCCCTGGTGCCCACCAAGCGCGCGAGGCTGCTGCTCGGCCTGGGGATGCGCAAGGACTCGGGCATGGTGGAGATTCCCCTGCTGGGCAAGGTCGCCGCCGGCGCGCCGCTGCTCGCGCAGGAGAACATGGAGGACTCCGTCAAGATCGACAGCTTCCTGCTCGGAGGCGTGAATGGCCGCGAGGTCTTCGCCCTGCGCGTGAAGGGCCAGTCGATGATTGACGACGGCATCCACGACGGGGACTACCTCTTCGTGAAGAAGACGCCGTCCGCGCAGCCGGGTGAAATCGTGGTGGCCCTCATCGAGGACGAGGCCACGGTGAAGCGCTACTACCCGGAAGGCGACCGCATCCGCTTCCAGCCCGCCAACGCCACCATGCAGCCCATCTACGTGAGCCGGGCGGAGTTCCGGTCCACCATGATTCTGGGTCAGGTGGTGGGCGTGTACCGGAAGCTCCAGGCCGCTCGGGCGCCGTAG
- the surE gene encoding 5'/3'-nucleotidase SurE, which yields MSDKPRRILVSNDDGYFSEGLQALVEAVSPLGEVWVVAPDREQSAASHAISLHRPLRIKEVRERWFAVDGTPADCAYLAINHLLKDDRPVLMVSGINHGANLAEDIMYSGTVAAAMEGALLGVPAIAFSLVSRRTFDFGPGARFARSLVASALSRPLPPRMLLNVNIPGGVEPEGYVVTRQGRHSYGFEVVENEDPRGRKYYWIGGSDYQHEDIPGSDCNAVFRDKRVSVTPLHFELTDHGRLPDLSGWQVDGFLRHEPEGA from the coding sequence GTGAGCGACAAGCCCAGACGCATCCTCGTCTCCAACGACGACGGTTACTTCTCCGAGGGGCTCCAGGCGCTGGTCGAGGCCGTGAGCCCCCTGGGCGAGGTGTGGGTGGTGGCTCCCGACCGGGAGCAGAGCGCCGCCTCCCACGCCATCTCCCTGCACCGCCCCCTGCGCATCAAGGAGGTGCGGGAGCGGTGGTTCGCCGTCGATGGGACGCCCGCGGACTGCGCTTATCTGGCGATCAACCATCTCCTGAAGGATGATCGCCCGGTCCTCATGGTTTCCGGCATCAACCACGGCGCGAACCTGGCCGAAGACATCATGTACTCCGGCACGGTGGCCGCGGCGATGGAGGGTGCGCTCCTGGGCGTCCCCGCCATCGCCTTCAGCCTCGTGTCCCGGCGTACGTTCGACTTCGGTCCGGGCGCCCGGTTCGCCCGGTCGCTGGTGGCCAGCGCGCTGTCCCGGCCGCTGCCGCCCAGGATGCTCCTCAACGTGAACATCCCCGGAGGCGTGGAGCCGGAGGGCTACGTCGTCACCCGTCAGGGTCGTCACTCGTACGGCTTCGAGGTGGTGGAGAACGAAGACCCGCGCGGCCGGAAGTACTACTGGATTGGCGGCAGCGACTACCAGCACGAGGACATCCCGGGCAGCGACTGCAATGCCGTGTTCCGGGACAAGCGCGTCTCCGTCACTCCGCTGCACTTCGAGCTGACGGACCACGGCCGCCTCCCGGACCTCTCCGGGTGGCAGGTCGATGGTTTCCTCCGGCACGAACCGGAGGGTGCCTAG
- a CDS encoding tetratricopeptide repeat protein, translating into MFPRPRALSLIALLALTGCDDETPRVKPKDHAEGLYVKGTAEYLQGHFDAALASFEAMKQLAPDDPRLPAARGEVYLSMGRLTEAAAEFEAALKLEPKRSTNWSRLGFIQAQLGQVAEAQSSLRKALALFPQDFNALESLGDLYLKKGEHDAAVRHFTLAAGAAPSPEQKSALVIRALDVLTEQRRHAEVLTVAQKAVDDGIHTAEVLSALGDGLVHAGNLPEAANAYRDAASRAPRDPTLWELVGEIQTKLDKPGDAISAYKESLRVRDRAIVHVALARLYLGLKDKSAAKEELEAALGSASGQDMRELRELADLLVTMERKPDALRILAGLSAEADQAKDAELHVTTARLAQELKDKGILQAACARATAADATLKKCP; encoded by the coding sequence ATGTTCCCGCGACCGCGCGCCCTCTCCCTGATTGCCTTGCTCGCCCTGACCGGCTGTGACGACGAGACGCCTCGCGTCAAGCCGAAGGACCACGCGGAGGGCCTCTACGTCAAAGGCACCGCCGAGTACCTCCAGGGGCACTTCGACGCGGCCCTGGCCTCCTTCGAGGCCATGAAGCAGCTCGCCCCGGACGACCCGCGCCTGCCCGCCGCGCGCGGCGAGGTGTACCTGTCCATGGGCCGACTGACGGAGGCCGCGGCGGAGTTCGAGGCCGCCCTCAAGCTGGAGCCCAAGCGCTCCACCAACTGGAGCCGCCTGGGCTTCATCCAGGCCCAGCTCGGCCAGGTGGCCGAGGCCCAGAGCTCGCTGCGCAAGGCGCTGGCCCTCTTCCCCCAGGACTTCAACGCCCTGGAGTCGCTCGGCGACCTGTACCTGAAGAAGGGCGAGCATGACGCCGCCGTGCGGCACTTCACGCTCGCGGCCGGCGCGGCGCCCTCGCCGGAGCAGAAGTCCGCGCTCGTCATCCGCGCGCTGGACGTCCTGACGGAGCAGCGGCGCCACGCGGAGGTCCTCACCGTGGCGCAGAAGGCGGTGGACGACGGCATCCACACCGCCGAAGTGCTCTCCGCCCTGGGGGATGGCCTGGTCCACGCGGGCAACCTGCCCGAGGCCGCCAACGCCTACCGGGACGCGGCCAGCCGCGCGCCGAGGGATCCGACGCTGTGGGAGCTCGTCGGCGAAATCCAGACGAAGCTGGACAAGCCCGGTGACGCCATCTCCGCTTACAAGGAGTCCCTGCGCGTGAGGGATCGCGCCATCGTCCACGTGGCGCTGGCCCGCCTCTACCTGGGGCTGAAGGACAAGTCGGCGGCGAAGGAGGAGCTGGAGGCCGCGCTGGGGTCCGCCTCGGGCCAGGACATGCGCGAGCTGCGGGAGCTGGCCGACCTGCTGGTCACCATGGAGCGCAAGCCGGACGCGCTCCGAATCCTGGCCGGCCTGAGCGCGGAAGCGGACCAGGCGAAGGACGCCGAGCTGCACGTCACCACGGCGCGGCTGGCGCAGGAGCTGAAGGACAAGGGCATCCTCCAGGCCGCCTGCGCACGGGCCACCGCCGCGGACGCCACCCTCAAGAAGTGCCCGTGA